Proteins encoded together in one Lathyrus oleraceus cultivar Zhongwan6 chromosome 5, CAAS_Psat_ZW6_1.0, whole genome shotgun sequence window:
- the LOC127086814 gene encoding cytochrome b6-f complex iron-sulfur subunit, chloroplastic, giving the protein MSSTTLSPTTPSQLCSGKSGISCPSIALLVKPTRTQMTGRGNKGMKITCQATSIPADRVPDMSKRKTLNLLLLGALSLPTAGMLVPYGSFLVPPGSGSSTGGTVAKDAVGNDVVATEWLKTHAPGDRTLTQGLKGDPTYLVVEKDRTLATFAINAVCTHLGCVVPFNQAENKFICPCHGSQYNDQGRVVRGPAPLSLALAHCDVGVEDGKVVFVPWVETDFRTGDAPWWS; this is encoded by the exons ATGTCTTCCACCACTCTATCTCCCACAACCCCTTCTCAG CTATGTTCTGGAAAGAGTGGGATTTCATGTCCCTCAATAGCTCTTCTTGTGAAACCAACAAGGACGCAGATGACTGGGAGGGGTAATAAGGGAATGAAAATTACTTGCCAAGCTACCAGCATTCCTGCTGATCGTGTACCTGATATGAGTAAGAGGAAGACCTTGAATTTGCTTCTTCTTGGTGCTCTTTCACTTCCTACTGCTGGAATGCTTGTTCCATATGGTTCCTTCCTTGTACCTCCAGG CTCAGGTTCTTCAACTGGTGGTACCGTTGCCAAGGATGCCGTTGGCAATGATGTAGTTGCAACGGAATGGCTCAAGACTCATGCACCTGGCGACCGTACTCTTACACAAGGATTAAAG GGTGATCCTACCTACCTTGTGGTAGAGAAAGACAGAACACTTGCAACATTTGCGATTAACGCCGTATGCACTCATCTCGGGTGTGTCGTGCCGTTTAATCAAGCTGAGAACAAGTTCATCTGTCCCTGCCATGGATCTCAGTACAATGACCAAGGAAGAGTTGTGAGAGGACCTGCACCTTTG TCTCTAGCATTGGCACATTGTGATGTTGGTGTGGAGGATGGGAAGGTTGTGTTTGTTCCTTGGGTTGAAACAGATTTCAGAACAGGTGATGCTCCATGGTGGTCTTAG